A window of Argopecten irradians isolate NY chromosome 1, Ai_NY, whole genome shotgun sequence contains these coding sequences:
- the LOC138305106 gene encoding catalase-like isoform X1, with amino-acid sequence MANRDKATNQLAEYKKAQSKPDVLTTGTGAPVGTKTATLTAGPRGPVLIQDFTFTDEMAHFNRERIPERVVHAKGGGAFGYFEVTHDISNYCKAKPFEFVGKKTPVGVRFSTVGGESGSADSARDPRGFAVKFYSEDGNWDLVGNNTPIFFIRDPMLFPNFIHTQKRNPQTHLKDPDMFWDFISLRPETTHQVSFLFSDRGTPDGFRKMNGYGSHTFKMVNKEGTPVYCKFHFKTDQGIKNLTADQAAELSKNDPDYAIRDLFNAISEGNFPSWSLSIQVMTFEQAEKFRYNPFDLTKIWPQGEFPLIPVGRMVLNRNPKNYFAEVEQIAFSPAHLIPGIEASPDKMLQGRLFSYSDTHRHRLGSNYLQLAVNCPFNTKAKNYQRDGPQCVGDNQGNAPNYFPNSFSGPMDNKQFMESSFSITGDVQRYETGEDDNFSQVTVYWNKVLKPEERRRLVENIAGHLRNAQEFIQRRTVHNFTQVHPDFGGGIQKLLDSYKKQSGMSAQL; translated from the exons ATGGCAAACAGAGACAAAGCTACGAATCAGCTGGCAGAATACAAGAAAGCACAATCG AAACCTGATGTCCTGACCACAGGAACAGGTGCCCCTGTTGGCACCAAGACAGCCACACTAACCGCAGGGCCGCGGGGGCCAGTCCTTATCCAGGATTTCACTTTCACCGATGAAATGGCTCATTTCAATAGGGAGCGAATCCCAGAAAGAGTTGTCCACGCTAAGGGTGGAG GTGCCTTTGGATATTTCGAGGTTACACATGACATCTCCAATTACTGCAAGGCCAAGCCATTTGAGTTTGTGGGCAAGAAGACTCCAGTTGGTGTCCGTTTCTCTACTGTCG GAGGAGAGAGTGGTTCTGCTGATTCTGCCCGTGACCCTAGGGGATTTGCTGTCAAGTTTTATTCAGAAGATGGAAACTGGGATCTAGTTGGCAACAACACGCCAATCTTCTTCATCCGTGACCCCATGTTG tttCCCAATTTCATCCACACACAGAAGAGAAACCCTCAGACTCATCTGAAG GACCCTGATATGTTCTGGGATTTCATCTCCCTCCGACCTGAGACTACACATCAAGTTTCCTTCTTATTCTCTGACCGAGGAACTCCCGATGGCTTCAGAAAAATGAACGGCTACGGAAGTCATACCTTCAAGATGGTCAACAAAGAAGGCACACCTGTCTACTGTAAATTCCATTTCAAG ACTGACCAGGGCATTAAGAACCTGACGGCTGACCAGGCTGCTGAGCTGTCCAAGAATGACCCGGATTACGCCATCCGTGATCTCTTTAACGCCATCTCCGAGGGTAACTTCCCCTCGTGGTCATTGTCCATACAGGTCATGACCTTTGAGCAGGCAGAAAAATTCAGATACAACCCCTTTGACCTCACAAAG ATTTGGCCACAAGGTGAGTTCCCTCTGATCCCTGTTGGACGAATGGTGTTAAACAGAAATCCAAAGAATTATTTTGCTGAAGTTGAACAGATTGCTTTCTCTCCTGCCCACTTGATCCCAGGTATCGAGGCCAGTCCGGACAAGATGTTACAG GGCCGTTTGTTTTCTTACTCTGACACCCACCGACACAGACTTGGCAGTAACTACCTCCAGTTAGCTGTCAACTGTCCTTTTAACACCAAGGCCAAGAACTACCAGCGAGATGGTCCCCAGTGTGTGGGAGACAACCAAG GCAATGCACCCAACTACTTCCCCAACAGTTTCTCTGGCCCTATGGACAACAAGCAATTTATGGAGAGTTCCTTCTCCATTACCGGGGACGTCCAGAGGTACGAGACCGGCGAGGATGACAACTTCTCTCAGGTCACCGTCTACTGGAATAAG GTGTTGAAACCAGAGGAACGCCGTCGCTTGGTGGAGAATATTGCAGGTCACTTAAGGAATGCCCAGGAATTCATCCAGCGGAGAACGGTCCACAATTTCACCCAAGTCCATCCTGACTTTGGCGGTGGCATCCAGAAGCTGCTGGACTCATACAAAAAACAG TCCGGAATGTCAGCCCAGTTGTAG
- the LOC138305106 gene encoding catalase-like isoform X2, with protein MAHFNRERIPERVVHAKGGGAFGYFEVTHDISNYCKAKPFEFVGKKTPVGVRFSTVGGESGSADSARDPRGFAVKFYSEDGNWDLVGNNTPIFFIRDPMLFPNFIHTQKRNPQTHLKDPDMFWDFISLRPETTHQVSFLFSDRGTPDGFRKMNGYGSHTFKMVNKEGTPVYCKFHFKTDQGIKNLTADQAAELSKNDPDYAIRDLFNAISEGNFPSWSLSIQVMTFEQAEKFRYNPFDLTKIWPQGEFPLIPVGRMVLNRNPKNYFAEVEQIAFSPAHLIPGIEASPDKMLQGRLFSYSDTHRHRLGSNYLQLAVNCPFNTKAKNYQRDGPQCVGDNQGNAPNYFPNSFSGPMDNKQFMESSFSITGDVQRYETGEDDNFSQVTVYWNKVLKPEERRRLVENIAGHLRNAQEFIQRRTVHNFTQVHPDFGGGIQKLLDSYKKQSGMSAQL; from the exons ATGGCTCATTTCAATAGGGAGCGAATCCCAGAAAGAGTTGTCCACGCTAAGGGTGGAG GTGCCTTTGGATATTTCGAGGTTACACATGACATCTCCAATTACTGCAAGGCCAAGCCATTTGAGTTTGTGGGCAAGAAGACTCCAGTTGGTGTCCGTTTCTCTACTGTCG GAGGAGAGAGTGGTTCTGCTGATTCTGCCCGTGACCCTAGGGGATTTGCTGTCAAGTTTTATTCAGAAGATGGAAACTGGGATCTAGTTGGCAACAACACGCCAATCTTCTTCATCCGTGACCCCATGTTG tttCCCAATTTCATCCACACACAGAAGAGAAACCCTCAGACTCATCTGAAG GACCCTGATATGTTCTGGGATTTCATCTCCCTCCGACCTGAGACTACACATCAAGTTTCCTTCTTATTCTCTGACCGAGGAACTCCCGATGGCTTCAGAAAAATGAACGGCTACGGAAGTCATACCTTCAAGATGGTCAACAAAGAAGGCACACCTGTCTACTGTAAATTCCATTTCAAG ACTGACCAGGGCATTAAGAACCTGACGGCTGACCAGGCTGCTGAGCTGTCCAAGAATGACCCGGATTACGCCATCCGTGATCTCTTTAACGCCATCTCCGAGGGTAACTTCCCCTCGTGGTCATTGTCCATACAGGTCATGACCTTTGAGCAGGCAGAAAAATTCAGATACAACCCCTTTGACCTCACAAAG ATTTGGCCACAAGGTGAGTTCCCTCTGATCCCTGTTGGACGAATGGTGTTAAACAGAAATCCAAAGAATTATTTTGCTGAAGTTGAACAGATTGCTTTCTCTCCTGCCCACTTGATCCCAGGTATCGAGGCCAGTCCGGACAAGATGTTACAG GGCCGTTTGTTTTCTTACTCTGACACCCACCGACACAGACTTGGCAGTAACTACCTCCAGTTAGCTGTCAACTGTCCTTTTAACACCAAGGCCAAGAACTACCAGCGAGATGGTCCCCAGTGTGTGGGAGACAACCAAG GCAATGCACCCAACTACTTCCCCAACAGTTTCTCTGGCCCTATGGACAACAAGCAATTTATGGAGAGTTCCTTCTCCATTACCGGGGACGTCCAGAGGTACGAGACCGGCGAGGATGACAACTTCTCTCAGGTCACCGTCTACTGGAATAAG GTGTTGAAACCAGAGGAACGCCGTCGCTTGGTGGAGAATATTGCAGGTCACTTAAGGAATGCCCAGGAATTCATCCAGCGGAGAACGGTCCACAATTTCACCCAAGTCCATCCTGACTTTGGCGGTGGCATCCAGAAGCTGCTGGACTCATACAAAAAACAG TCCGGAATGTCAGCCCAGTTGTAG